Sequence from the Candidatus Neomarinimicrobiota bacterium genome:
CGACCAGGCCTGCCGCCGCGTTATCACCGAGGCGGGCTATGGTCCCTACTTCACCCACCGCACCGGCCACAGCATCGACACCGAAGTGCACGGAGCGGGGGTTAATATTGACGCCCTGGAGATGCGGGACGACCGGCAGCTTATCCCTGGGGTTGGGTTCAGCATCGAGCCGGGTATCTACCTGCCCGGTGAGTTTGGTATCCGCAGTGAAATTGATGCCTACATCAATGAGTCCGGGGTGGAGGTAACCACCGCCCCGTCACAGGAGGAAGTGCTGCCGCTACTTGCGCTATTCTAGCGGCTGTGGGTTCCTTAACCCCTCAGGATGGGCCATAGCTGCATCCCAAGGTCGGTCCAGAGATGGGCTCTTACCTCCCATTTCCCGCACAATAATACCTATGCACCACCTCATTCCTGGGCCCATTTTCTTTCAACCCACCCGATGATCCCTGGAAGAATAATCACCGTCGTAAGGAAGCAGGCCCCGACACCGAGAAACAGCGCGATACCCAGACTGCCGTAGCCCCGCCAGATGGAGAACACCATTGAACCGAAAGCCAGCATGGTTGTCAATGAGGTCAGCAGGATGGCTTTGCCTGTACTGGAGAAGACCGTACTCACCGAACCAGGCCCTTCCCGCCGCCAGCGGTGCACGATGTGCACCCCATCGTCGATACCGATCCCCAGGATCAGCGGCAGCGCCATCACGTTCATCACGTCCAGCTGCCGGCCCACCAGGTGCATCAGGCCTACCATCCAGGCCATACCCGCTACCAACGGGATCATGGCCATCAAGGCCAGCCCCGGCTTGCGGAAGTCCACCATTAGCAGTACGAATACCACTACTATGGTAAGTAGAGCCGCGTTGCGCCCGTCACGACCAATGATGTCGAGCAATGCCCGGAACACCGGCGGGAAACCCGTGGCTCGCTCACTCATCGCTTCCAGGTCATCGGTGAAACGCGTCAGAAAGCGGGCATCCTGCCAGAGATTGTCCCCGGGCAGTACCGTCACCAGGAACAGGCTTCGGTCCTCGTTGGCGTAGCGGTCCAGGATCGACTCGGGCAACTCCTCCAGACGGACGGGATCCGTGTTGGCCATGCCCAGTACCCGCTCCTTGAAGGTGTCGAAATAGGCTTTCTGGAAAGCATTAGCTCGTGCTATCAGTTCCTGTTGCGGATGATCCAGGATTCCCTTCAGCCGGGTGAAAATGGTCTCCGCCGATGGTAGATCCGGGTCGCCCGCCAGTTCCCGGCTCTTCCGGTCTACCTTGTCCTGCCCACCGATGAAGGACATCACCTGCAGCTCCATCACGTTCATCTCCAGCCGCTCGATCTCGTCGCTCAATGCTCCGATGTCACCGCTGGTGGCCAGTGGCTGGTACACCGCCTGGGCCATCAGGCGACGGATGTTGTTGATGTGCGGCCAGCGCTCGCGCTGCTCAGATGTCGAAGGCAGGTATAGTGAGATGTCCTCCACCATCGCCACCGATGCGTATTCCTTGGCCTTTGCCGCCAGGTCCCGCGATTCATCGGCACTCTCCGCCACCAGGTAGGCGAAATCCATGCTCAGGTCGAACTTGTCCAGCACCGTATCCTGCAGTGTGATGCTGGGAATACCTTCCGCTTCGATGTCCATGTAATTGTGATTGAAAGTGATCCTTGTCGCCGACCAGAATAGCAAGGCGGTCAACACCACAGCTCCCCCCAGCGCAAAGATATAGCGTTCCTTCAGCACCTCGCCGACCTGGCCCAGAAAGATAAATGAAATGTCCTTGGCCTTGGGTTGGACTGCAACTCCCCTCGTCGTTAGCCGCCGCTCCCTGCGCCGCTCTCGGATCACCAGCATGGAGGGCAGCACCGTGAAAGTGGCAATCATCACCGCTATTAAACCGATGCCCATCACCAGTCCCATCTCGCTCAGGGCCCGGGAATCACCGATCATTAGCGCTAGAAAGGCACAGGCGGTGGTCAGGGCACCGGTGAAGACGCCCTTGCCCGATTTCAGCATCCCTTCCCGCATGGATTCATCCAGCGGCTTGCCCAGAGCCCGCATCTCCGTGAAGCTGGAAATGATATGGATGGAGAAATCGATACCGAGCCCCAGGAGCACTACGATAAATATGGCCGTCATAATATTCATCACCGGCACCATCAGCGCCGATATACCGGCGGCCCATATCAATCCCACAATCAGGTTCACCAGCGCCAGCAGCGGCGCCACCCACATGCGTAGGGAGACGAAAAGCAATGCTCCGATGCCCACCAGGGCCAGCAACGTGGTAAGCCCCAGGCCTTCCATGGAGTACACCATCTCGTCCCGGCCTAACGGTATTGCACCGGTCAATCCGGCCTGCACGTCAGGAAAGTCCTCCAGCGTTCTGTCCACCAGCGCCTGGATGGCGTCGGTACCATCAACCATCAGGTTCACGTCCATCATGCTGAAAGTGGGAATGACGTTCAGGATCAGGGCCTGGCGATCGTAAGAAATAAAATACGGATCGCCCGTGAGGAGCTTGTCCACCGCTGCCTCAGATTCGGCAGCTGCCACGGCTTCACCTTCCAGATACCGCTCCAGGATTCCCAGCCAGCCC
This genomic interval carries:
- a CDS encoding RND family transporter; protein product: MRDRILIKLADWAVNRTRWMVIGSIFVTIILGIMAEHIEMSPKWSDMLPKGDKRTIEFDRILEEFLSASSVVVVVQGEEQRIKQFADALAPKLLEPLSVPGGEEGETKLYARRVDYKQELDFIQDHGFMLMKASDLENMQDIFEDPNLVPLLTNINDSFEKEYIEADESLSTREQEDEAYMFLDGIEGWLGILERYLEGEAVAAAESEAAVDKLLTGDPYFISYDRQALILNVIPTFSMMDVNLMVDGTDAIQALVDRTLEDFPDVQAGLTGAIPLGRDEMVYSMEGLGLTTLLALVGIGALLFVSLRMWVAPLLALVNLIVGLIWAAGISALMVPVMNIMTAIFIVVLLGLGIDFSIHIISSFTEMRALGKPLDESMREGMLKSGKGVFTGALTTACAFLALMIGDSRALSEMGLVMGIGLIAVMIATFTVLPSMLVIRERRRERRLTTRGVAVQPKAKDISFIFLGQVGEVLKERYIFALGGAVVLTALLFWSATRITFNHNYMDIEAEGIPSITLQDTVLDKFDLSMDFAYLVAESADESRDLAAKAKEYASVAMVEDISLYLPSTSEQRERWPHINNIRRLMAQAVYQPLATSGDIGALSDEIERLEMNVMELQVMSFIGGQDKVDRKSRELAGDPDLPSAETIFTRLKGILDHPQQELIARANAFQKAYFDTFKERVLGMANTDPVRLEELPESILDRYANEDRSLFLVTVLPGDNLWQDARFLTRFTDDLEAMSERATGFPPVFRALLDIIGRDGRNAALLTIVVVFVLLMVDFRKPGLALMAMIPLVAGMAWMVGLMHLVGRQLDVMNVMALPLILGIGIDDGVHIVHRWRREGPGSVSTVFSSTGKAILLTSLTTMLAFGSMVFSIWRGYGSLGIALFLGVGACFLTTVIILPGIIGWVERKWAQE